From one Lycium ferocissimum isolate CSIRO_LF1 chromosome 7, AGI_CSIRO_Lferr_CH_V1, whole genome shotgun sequence genomic stretch:
- the LOC132062567 gene encoding uncharacterized protein LOC132062567: protein MIGTEDKTLFCFCHWGWKNKVLPDGSTLYVEGITRQVIAETGIKYNDFVNAVFDRLCIDPSDKILHFTVKFDRSQLIELRDQEDVNTLLQYNDGFAHVYASSLEKEPYSTLPSVDTKKFELTVDSDSELDTLPNSNLAEVYDYPDPEFSDFDKLKAQNCFAMDQIWACYDMADEMPRCYAHIRKVHSPEFKVMFSWLEAHPEDKRGRAWVRAELPVGCGKFRSGGTQFTSDRLIFSHQVQCEMGKRDLYIVYPMKGETWALFKNWDISWSSDPDNHRKYKYEIVEILSDYVVDVGVQVGYLAKVTRFLGLFQRTRPTEVGAFFVKPNELYKFSHRIPFFKMTGTEGEGVPAGSFELDPLSLPLNPDDIWYPGKVKEDSRTANFKPVENDLPAIPLGTRDKSRSATTPLKSVDLNGIHATEGDSAKVRISPKEMNISEKKRTHLSSCSANDGPSTDYNCVKRSRHPSPGVPIRLSCQADRELHSRTKNFGLSSFFGSSKKPSSFSADKGSEEIFSDFKMDRSMEKFQVNQVWALYGQTGTLPRTYALVKKIVPDPFKLHVVLLEACAGPNSAAQSVCGAFKVHNEKQHQVYAPSSFSHVVKAVSINRNRFEIYPREGEIWAVYKRLKKSGLDPDKFEYEIVEVLEYSKDWIKVSSMVRVNGFKSVFRSPRKQRSNSVILEIQKDGFWRFSHQIPAFQLSGEKGGVLRGCWELDPASVPCSLLSDAPVII from the coding sequence ATGATAGGAACTGAAGATAAAACACTGTTTTGTTTCTGTCATTGGGGCTGGAAGAATAAGGTGCTTCCAGATGGATCCACTCTGTATGTTGAAGGTATTACCCGTCAGGTTATTGCGGAAACGGGCATAAAGTATAATGATTTTGTGAATGCAGTTTTTGACCGATTATGCATTGATCCTTCAGATAAGATCTTGCACTTTACTGTGAAGTTTGATAGGTCCCAATTGATAGAGCTGAGAGACCAAGAAGACGTCAATACTCTATTACAATATAATGATGGTTTTGCACATGTTTATGCATCAAGTTTGGAGAAGGAGCCTTATTCTACTTTGCCGTCAGTTGACACGAAGAAATTTGAACTTACTGTTGATTCTGATTCAGAACTGGATACACTTCCTAATAGTAACCTTGCAGAGGTGTATGATTATCCGGATCCTGAATTTAGTGATTTCGACAAGCTTAAAGCACAAAATTGCTTTGCAATGGATCAGATCTGGGCTTGCTATGATATGGCTGATGAAATGCCAAGATGCTATGCTCACATTAGGAAGGTACACAGTCCTGAATTTAAGGTAATGTTCAGTTGGCTTGAGGCTCATCCGGAAGATAAAAGGGGTAGAGCTTGGGTCAGGGCAGAGTTACCTGTTGGCTGTGGGAAATTTAGATCTGGGGGTACTCAATTCACTTCTGATCGACTCATATTTTCTCATCAAGTGCAGTGCGAAATGGGCAAAAGAGATCTGTACATTGTATATCCGATGAAAGGGGAAACATGGGCCCTTTTCAAAAATTGGGATATTAGTTGGAGCTCTGATCCAGATAATCATAGGAAGTACAAGTACGAAATTGTGGAGATTCTTTCTGATTATGTTGTGGATGTTGGTGTCCAAGTTGGGTATTTAGCTAAAGTGACCAGATTTCTTGGACTTTTTCAGCGAACAAGGCCGACTGAAGTTGGTGCATTTTTTGTAAAGCCAAACGAACTTTACAAGTTCTCTCATCGAATTCCCTTTTTCAAAATGACTGGAACTGAAGGAGAGGGTGTACCTGCGGGATCGTTTGAACTTGATCCTCTTTCTCTTCCCCTCAATCCAGATGATATTTGGTACCCTGGGAAAGTTAAGGAAGACAGCAGGACTGCAAATTTTAAACCTGTAGAAAATGATCTGCCTGCAATTCCTCTTGGAACTAGAGATAAGTCTAGGAGTGCAACGACACCTCTGAAGTCAGTGGACTTGAATGGCATCCATGCTACTGAAGGAGATTCTGCTAAGGTTCGAATATCTCCTAAAGAAATGAACATCTCTGAGAAAAAGCGAACTCATTTGAGCTCTTGTTCTGCCAATGACGGTCCTTCCACTGATTATAATTGTGTTAAAAGAAGTCGTCACCCAAGTCCCGGTGTACCAATTCGTTTGTCATGTCAAGCTGATAGAGAGTTACATTCACGCACAAAGAACTTTGGTCTCAGCAGCTTCTTTGGAAGCTCCAAAAAACCATCATCTTTTTCAGCTGATAAAGGTTCTGAAGAAATATTTAGTGATTTTAAGATGGACAGATCTATGGAAAAGTTTCAAGTAAATCAGGTATGGGCTCTTTATGGTCAAACTGGTACATTGCCAAGGACTTATGCTCTGGTTAAGAAGATAGTTCCTGACCCATTCAAATTGCATGTAGTCCTTCTTGAAGCATGTGCAGGCCCTAATAGTGCTGCCCAGTCAGTTTGTGGAGCGTTCAAAGTCCATAATGAAAAACAACATCAAGTCTATGCTCCTAGTTCATTCTCCCATGTGGTGAAAGCAGTATCTATTAATAGGAACAGGTTTGAGATCTATCCAAGAGAAGGAGAGATTTGGGCAGTGTACAAGAGGTTGAAAAAATCAGGTTTGGATCCAGACAAGTTTGAGTATGAGATAGTCGAGGTCCTTGAGTATTCAAAAGACTGGATAAAAGTGTCATCCATGGTTCGTGTGAATGGTTTTAAGTCAGTCTTTAGGTCTCCAAGAAAGCAAAGATCGAATTCTGTTATTTTAGAAATACAAAAAGATGGTTTTTGGAGATTCTCTCATCAGATCCCTGCATTTCAGTTGAGTGGGGAAAAAGGAGGGGTTTTGAGAGGCTGCTGGGAGCTTGATCCTGCTTCAGTACCGTGTTCTTTGTTAAGTGATGCACCAGTTATAATCTGA